The Fusarium keratoplasticum isolate Fu6.1 chromosome 8, whole genome shotgun sequence genome includes a region encoding these proteins:
- a CDS encoding MFS domain-containing protein yields MSTTQTQPVEAHELTAEEQEETELESDRLDKGAYLRIFTACFSFFVAGINDGSLGALIPYMIRDYQITTAIVSIIYGATFLGWVFSAVTNTHLCQFLGLGSMLALGAVSQLIGHVLRPWKPPFPLMVVTFWFTAIGQAFNDTHANTFVAKTRGAYRWLAIIHASYMGGCLVGPFVATGIASRQTSKWYFFYLFAVGVSAVNILLVCWAFRDTLVISRRTQSKAPSRNKDALQLIKSTLGHRSVWLLSMFYFFYVGSQITINGWVVEYLVQVRDGNLAQMGFIPAAFNGGCLIGRLVLAEPTYRFGERRMVFFYCVVAIGLQLVFWLVPNIIAAAVAVSFLGFVTGPLFATGISLGTKLFPHENHATALGYVFVFAQMGGAFFPIVTGVVASRVGVKVLQPFLVGILSGVTISWLLIPQPKSLPSATLHQE; encoded by the exons ATGTCGACAACTCAGACGCAGCCTGTAGAGGCGCACGAATTGACTGCTGAAGAGCAGGAAGAGACTGAACTTGAGTCCGACCGCCTCGACAAAGGAGCTTATCTGAGGATCTTTACGGCTTGCTTCTCTTTTTTCGTCGCCGGCATCAATGATGGCAGCTTGGGAGCTCTGATTCCGTACATGATTCGTGACTATCAAATCACGACTGCCATTGTATCCATTAT ATATGGCGCAACCTTTTTAGGATGGGTCTTTTCGGCAGTCACAAACACCCACCTGTGTCAGTTCCTGGGTCTCGGATCGATGCTCGCCCTTGGAGCCGTCAGTCAACTCATTGGTCATGTACTCCGCCCTTGGAAGCCTCCATTTCCCCTCATGGTTGTCACATTCTGGTTTACTGCTATTGGGCAAGCCTTTAACGATACCCACGCCAACACATTCGTGGCCAAGACCAGAGGAGCATACCGTTGGTTGGCTATTATCCACGCCTCATACATGGGAGGCTGTCTAGTTGGGCCTTTCGTCGCTACTGGGATTGCTTCCAGGCAGACTTCCAAGTGGTATTTCTTCTATCTGTTTGCAGTGGGCGTCAGTGCGGTCAATATCTTGTTGGTATGCTGGGCATTCCGTGATACGTTGGTCATCAGTCGGAGAACACAGTCAAAAGCCCCTTCGAGGAACAAGGATGCTCTTCAGCTGATCAAATCGACATTGGGACATCGCAGCGTGTGGTTATTGAGCATGTTTTACTTCTTTTACGTTGGATCTCAAATCACCATCAACGGTTGGGTAGTCGAGTACCTCGTTCAAGTTCGTGATGGAAACCTGGCACAGATGGGATTTATTCCAGCAGCCTTTAATGGTGGCTGTCTTATTGGAAGGCTTGTCTTGGCTGAACCAACGTATCGATTCGGAGAGCGAAGGATGGTCTTTTTCTACTGCGTAGTTGCAATTGGTTTGCAGCTCGTCTTTTGGCT GGTACCCAATATCATCGCCGCTGCTGTTGCCGTCAGTTTTCTTGGATTTGTCACTGGACCTTTGTTTGCAACC GGAATTTCCCTCGGCACCAAACTCTTTCCTCACGAGAACCATGCAACAGCCTTGGGTTATGTATTTGTATTCGCACAAATGGGAGGAGCCTTTTTTCCAATTGTTACAGGCGTTGTAGCCTCTCGAGTTGGTGTCAAGGTTCTCCAGCCATTTCTAGTGGGCATTCTATCTGGTGTGACCATCAGCTGGCTTCTTATCCCGCAACCCAAGTCACTTCCAAGTGCCACTCTTCATCAGGAGTAA
- a CDS encoding Aamy domain-containing protein codes for MTVPKRIKQWWKHATIYQIYPASFCDSNGDGVGDLQGIISKLDYIASLGVDVIWICPMYDSPQVDMGYDISNYEDIYAPYGTLQDMEQLIRETHAKGMKIMLDLVINHTSDQHAWFKESRSSKDNPKRDWYIWRPAKYENGQRVPPNNWRSNFGGGSAWEWDELTGEYYLHLFAKEQPDLNWESPVTRQAIYASSMEFWLERGVDGFRVDTVNMYSKLQDFPDAPITDPKAKYQPAGLLYCNGPRMHEFLREMNDILTRYGAITVGELPNTPDLERVLRYVSADEKQLNMVFQFDVVDVGFGKTHKYETTPKNYTLPDLKDAVGRTQSLIRGTDAWTTVFMENHDQARSVSRFTDDRPEYRVAGAKLLAVLQACLSGTQYIYQGQEIGAVNAPKASYPAENYLDLDSYLFLDMVKERAGDFDKAFNALQHLARDHARIPMCWSKGTFGGFSDGAERAGKAVQEPWMKAHPLAGEINVASQLDDPDSVLAFWKKALRFRQEFADLLVYGDYKVLRPEDPDVFTFLKESPLDGSKAVVALNFSTKETPWTAPDRDLGLPEGKQVTLVPIMSTHTGKRGQELAPFEGRVYLVT; via the coding sequence ATGACGGTCCCCAAGCGTATCAAGCAGTGGTGGAAGCACGCCACCATCTACCAAATCTATCCCGCCTCTTTTTGCGACTCCAACGGCGATGGAGTTGGCGATCTTCagggcatcatctccaagctggACTACATTGCCAgtcttggagttgatgtGATCTGGATCTGTCCCATGTACGATAGTCCTCAAGTCGACATGGGATATGACATTTCCAACTATGAAGATATCTACGCCCCTTATGGTACTCTTCAAGACATGGAGCAGCTGATCCGCGAGACTCATGCCAAAGGTATGAAGATCATGCTGGACCTGGTCATCAACCATACTTCTGATCAGCATGCTTGGTTCAAAGAGTCCCGCTCAAGCAAGGACAACCCCAAGCGTGACTGGTACATTTGGCGACCAGCCAAGTATGAAAATGGCCAGAGAGTCCCTCCCAACAACTGGCGCTCCAACTTTGGAGGTGGCAGTGCTTGGGAATGGGATGAGTTGACTGGAGAGTATTATCTTCATCTCtttgccaaggagcagccTGATCTCAACTGGGAGAGTCCGGTTACCCGCCAAGCCATCTATGCTTCATCTATGGAGTTTTGGCTCGAGAGGGGAGTTGATGGATTCAGAGTCGACACTGTCAACATGTACTCGAAGCTTCAAGACTTTCCAGACGCCCCTATTACCGACCCCAAGGCCAAATATCAACCTGCCGGACTGTTGTACTGCAATGGTCCACGCATGCACGAGTTTCTCCGAGAGATGAACGACATTCTTACTCGATACGGAGCCATCACAGTCGGAGAGCTTCCCAACACGCCCGATCTTGAACGCGTGCTTCGATACGTCAGCGCCGATGAGAAACAGCTCAACATGGTGTTTCAGTTCGATGTTGTCGATGTCGGTTTCGGAAAGACTCACAAATACGAAACGACTCCGAAGAATTATACACTTCCCGACTTGAAGGATGCGGTTGGTCGGACTCAGAGTCTGATCCGTGGTACTGATGCTTGGACGACCGTGTTTATGGAGAATCACGACCAAGCTAGGTCTGTTTCTCGATTCACAGACGACCGCCCCGAGTATCGAGTCGCGGGGGCTAAGCTGCTTGCTGTGTTGCAGGCTTGCCTGAGTGGAACACAGTACATCTACCAGGGACAGGAGATTGGAGCTGTCAATGCACCAAAGGCCAGCTACCCGGCCGAAAACTACCTCGATCTAGACAGCTACCTCTTTCtggacatggtcaaggagcGAGCTGGCGACTTTGACAAGGCATTCAACGCCCTGCAACACCTTGCCAGAGACCATGCGCGAATTCCGATGTGCTGGTCCAAGGGGACGTTTGGAGGCTTCTCTGATGGTGCTGAGCGGGCTGGAAAGGCTGTCCAAGAACCCTGGATGAAGGCTCATCCCCTGGCAGGCGAGATTAATGTTGCCTCACAGTTGGACGACCCGGACAGTGTTCTGGCATTCTGGAAAAAGGCTCTCCGGTTCAGACAAGAGTTCGCCGATCTTTTGGTGTATGGGGATTACAAGGTTCTTCGACCTGAGGACCCTGATGTGTTTACTTTCCTCAAAGAGTCTCCTTTGGATGGTTCAAAGGCGGTGGTTGCGCTCAACTTTAGCACAAAGGAGACACCTTGGACAGCCCCTGACCGCGACCTGGGACTGCCAGAAGGAAAGCAGGTTACACTGGTACCCATCATGTCGACGCACACAGGCAAGAGAGGTCAGGAATTGGCTCCTTTTGAGGGACGGGTGTATCTAGTTACGTAG
- a CDS encoding MFS domain-containing protein, whose product MASNLEKTQGDIAPAMAPVAVDVSVAHEAAAAAEAERGMGLLASLKLYKKACFWSVFISICIVMEGFDNALLNNLYAYPPFQRKFGVQQPDGSYQLTAAWQSGLSNGTLCGQILGLFFNGIIADRFGYRKTLIGALIGCIAFIFIIFFSETLVQLLIGEILIGIPWGVFQTLTTTYAAEVCPTHLRAYLTTYVNLCWVMGQFIASGVLRAMLSRDDKWGYKIPFALQWMWPVPLIIGIWLAPESPWWLVRRGRIEEAKHSLQRLTVRNGNADFKPDETISMMIHTNEMEKEAQAGTTYFDLFKGVSLRRTEIVCVTWMIQTLCGSTFMGYSTYFYQQAGMAIENSFSMSLGQYAIGAVGTVFSWFLMGWFGRRTLYLYGQLFMSLFLLTIGCVAFAGRDNVAAQWAIGSLLLVYTFTYDCTVGPVCYSLVAELTSTRLRTKSVVLARNLYNISGIATNIITPRMLNPSAWNWGAKAGFFWAGTCLVCAVWTYFRLPEPKGRTYAELDILFERHISARKFKETTVERLDAGFEEKAGAFYIEKKESN is encoded by the coding sequence ATGGCTTCCAACCTTGAAAAGACTCAAGGCGATATCGCCCCTGCCATGGCACCCGTCGCCGTCGATGTGTCTGTCGCTCACGAGGCTGCAGCTGCGGCTGAAGCTGAGCGTGGCATGGGGTTGCTGGCATCTCTGAAGCTCTACAAGAAGGCCTGCTTCTGGTCGGTGTTTATCTCGATTTGTATTGTCATGGAGGGATTCGACAATGCCCTCCTGAACAACCTCTACGCCTATCCCCCTTTTCAGCGCAAATTTGGAGTTCAACAGCCAGACGGCAGTTATCAACTCACAGCTGCATGGCAATCCGGACTCTCCAATGGCACTCTCTGTGGTCAGATCCTCGGTCTCTTCTTCAATGGCATCATTGCCGATCGTTTCGGTTACCGCAAGACACTCATCGGCGCCCTCATTGGTTGCatcgccttcatcttcatcatctttttcTCCGAGACCCTGGTTCAACTTCTCATTGGAGAGATTCTCATCGGCATTCCGTGGGGTGTGTTCCAGACCCTGACCACCACATACGCTGCAGAGGTCTGCCCGACTCACCTCCGAGCCTACCTCACAACCTACGTCAACCTCTGCTGGGTCATGGGACAATTCATTGCCTCTGGAGTCCTCCGAGCCATGCTTTCCCGCGATGACAAGTGGGGATACAAGATTCCCTTTGCACTTCAGTGGATGTGGCCTGTTCCTCTCATCATTGGAATCTGGCTCGCCCCTGAGTCTCCCTGGTGGCTTGTTCGACGAGGTCGCATCGAAGAGGCCAAGCATTCTCTACAGCGCCTTACTGTCCGCAACGGAAACGCCGACTTTAAGCCCGACGAGACGATCTCGATGATGATTCACACCAATGAGATGGAAAAGGAGGCCCAGGCAGGAACCACGTACTTCGATCTCTTCAAGGGAGTGAGTCTGCGACGAACCGAGATTGTCTGCGTTACCTGGATGATTCAGACACTCTGTGGTTCAACCTTTATGGGATACTCGACCTACTTTTACCAGCAGGCCGGTATGGCTATTGAGAACTCTTTCAGCATGTCTCTCGGCCAGTATGCCATTGGTGCTGTTGGAACTGTCTTTTCTTGGTTCCTCATGGGATGGTTCGGTCGTCGAACTCTGTACCTCTACGGTCAACTGTTCATGTCTCTGTTCCTCCTGACCATTGGCTGTGTGGCCTTTGCTGGTCGCGACAATGTGGCTGCTCAGTGGGCAATCGGATCTCTGCTTCTGGTCTACACCTTTACCTATGACTGCACTGTTGGACCAGTCTGCTATTCCCTGGTTGCAGAGTTGACATCGACTCGTCTTCGAACAAAGTCTGTGGTGCTGGCAAGGAACTTGTACAACATTTCAGGTATCGCCACTAACATCATAACTCCTCGCATGCTTAACCCATCGGCGTGGAACTGGGGAGCCAAGGCGGGTTTCTTCTGGGCTGGAACCTGCTTGGTATGTGCTGTTTGGACATATTTCCGTCTGCCTGAGCCCAAGGGACGTACATATGCAGAGCTGGACATTCTTTTCGAGCGACACATTAGCGCACGCAAGTTTAAGGAGACCACGGTTGAGCGACTGGATGCGGGAtttgaggagaaggctgGAGCTTTCTAtatcgagaagaaggagagcaaTTAG
- a CDS encoding Zn(2)-C6 fungal-type domain-containing protein, producing the protein MSSRATRACEPCRVRKVKCNGATPCSQCAHLNLSCIYSTAPSKRKPGIRGRLVAQLRQGTTDSRSSTTPPQVQDSPSSLGAYTADFFLNLVTAYEEVVFPVNPIILSSEIVAAVENMERSFEDSALVFAFGAVTINLSEISQGLNDDITTRMTDLMHHSFRAHRQAELGSEIDSRLPVTVKRIMTCIFLEICLMALKRFDRSLAILREAIAMIQMLQVDQNVCERRIDDQELARRQRLYWEAFIHERFLTIMPGYPSILPPLRTGVPLPDSSIPQHVKAGFDRLIHLFLIMDDTFLSHWRALQDADLEVPEITADWIESKQAQLDEDEIGAAETEKELVSGGYGGLSELQHADLFVTRLWLRTLVWQLALSQGLLQSVPPKNSHEGFSMHFPAQRLSAQLRNLVGRLDRVESIGIHGSGILQKLFDITSTVADVLALPIGHEQDAESRIEDFLFLVKFLLSFERIPPNQKEYLKEKVNTVQREHASGFHSLAAYTFD; encoded by the coding sequence ATGAGTAGCCGAGCTACGCGAGCATGCGAGCCATGTCGTGTTCGCAAGGTAAAGTGCAATGGGGCAACCCCCTGCTCTCAATGTGCCCACCTCAACCTGTCCTGCATCTACTCGACAGCCCCATCTAAGAGGAAACCTGGGATTCGTGGCCGCCTAGTTGCCCAATTACGTCAGGGCACGACTGATTCGAGATCGAGTACAACTCCCCCGCAAGTCCAAGACTCACCCTCGAGCTTAGGGGCGTATACGGCCGACTTTTTTCTCAACCTCGTGACTGCCTACGAGGAGGTCGTGTTTCCTGTCAACCCGATTATTCTGTCATCAGAGATTGTCGCGGCTGTTGAGAATATGGAGCGGAGCTTTGAAGACTCGGCCCTTGTTTTTGCATTCGGCGCTGTGACCATCAATCTGTCAGAAATATCCCAAGGCCTCAACGACGATATCACCACTCGCATGACGGATCTTATGCACCACAGTTTCAGGGCACATCGGCAAGCAGAACTCGGCAGCGAGATCGACAGCAGGTTACCAGTAACTGTCAAACGCATCATGACGTGCATCTTTCTCGAGATATGTCTCATGGCATTGAAGCGATTTGATCGAAGCTTGGCTATTCTGCGAGAGGCCATTGCCATGATTCAAATGCTCCAAGTTGATCAAAATGTCTGCGAGCGCAGGATTGATGATCAAGAGTTGGCTAGGAGGCAGCGGCTATACTGGGAAGCATTCATCCATGAGCGGTTCTTGACAATCATGCCAGGGTATCCGTCAATACTCCCTCCTCTGAGAACCGGCGTTCCGCTGCCAGACTCAAGCATTCCCCAGCACGTCAAAGCAGGCTTTGATCGACTCATTCACCTGTTTCTCATCATGGATGATACCTTTCTGTCACATTGGAGAGCATTACAAGACGCAGACCTCGAAGTGCCTGAGATAACGGCAGATTGGATCGAGAGCAAGCAAGCTCAgctggatgaagatgagattGGGGCAGCCGAAACTGAAAAGGAGCTCGTATCTGGAGGATACGGAGGTCTCAGTGAACTGCAACATGCCGATCTCTTTGTCACTCGACTCTGGCTTCGAACTCTGGTCTGGCAGCTTGCTCTGTCTCAAGGACTCTTGCAGTCTGTACCCCCAAAGAACTCTCACGAGGGATTTTCAATGCACTTTCCGGCGCAACGTCTCTCTGCTCAGCTGCGGAATCTAGTAGGGCGACTGGACAGAGTCGAGAGCATCGGGATTCACGGATCTGGCATTCTTCAGAAGCTGTTTGACATAACAAGCACGGTAGCTGACGTGCTGGCCCTACCGATTGGTCATGAGCAGGATGCTGAGTCGAGGATTGAGGATTTCTTGTTTCTCGTCAAGTTTCTGCTCAGTTTTGAGAGAATACCCCCGAATCAGAAGGAGTATCTGAAGGAAAAGGTGAATACCGTGCAGAGGGAGCATGCATCAGGGTTTCATAGTTTGGCAGCGTACACTTTTGACTGA
- a CDS encoding Chitinase — protein MTLLHSFVGLIGLGGAGAASYPSSPSLVASTYFAGFHANRGFPVSDMPWDKFTDVKYAFAETSPDGSLDLSRSEPDQIPVFVDAAKKNGVKALISIGGWTGSRWFSTSFGSAKNRTAFVNTCLDLVKEHGLDGLDFDWEYPNRQGLGCNAINDDDTANFLAFLEELREQPEGKDLYLTAAGSLFPWNNASGVASTDLDGFANVLDYIMIMNYDLYGAWSPTGGPNAPLSRTCDSRNNQGAGDEAVEKWSAAGIPSSQLVLGVPAYGHGFSVNKTSAFGANGKLNEYPPQNSSHRFQGSSWDSDPPVDDCGNPQPPGGTYTFWSLITEAGFLDRKGKPARGIAHAFDDCSKTPIVYNATSNIWVSYDDARSFREKGKFVIKHGLGGFATYEAGGDYNNILIDAIRKATGLS, from the exons ATGACACTCCTTCACTCTTTTGTAGGCCTGATTGGCCTTGGGGGAGCCGGCGCTGCTAGCTACCCGAGCAGCCCGAGTCTTGTTGCATCTACCTACTTTGCGGGCTTCCATGCCAATCGCGGGTTCCCGGTGTCGGATATGCCATGGGACAAGTTCACTGACGTCAAATATGCCTTTGC GGAGACATCCCCCGATGGAAGCCTGGACCTCTCACGTTCCGAGCCGGATCAGATTCCCGTCTTTGTCGATGCTGCGAAGAAAAAT GGTGTGAAAGCACTCATCTCGATCGGCGGTTGGACTGGTAGCAGATGGTTCTCTACTAGCTTTGGGTCTGCCAAGAACCGAACCGCCTTTGTCAACACTTGCCTcgatcttgtcaaggagcaCGGCTTGGATGGTCTCGACTTTGA CTGGGAGTACCCCAACAGACAGGGCCTCGGCTGCAATGCAATCAACGATGATGACACTGCCAACTTCCTCGCcttccttgaggagcttcgcGAGCAgcccgagggcaaggatcTCTACCTTACTGCTGCTGGATCTCTGTTCCCTTGGAACAATGCCTCAGGAGTTGCATCGACTGATCTCGACGGTTTTGCCAATGTTCTCGATTACATCATGATCATG AACTACGACCTTTACGGCGCGTGGTCTCCCACTGGAGGACCGAACGCCCCCCTCTCTCGGACCTGCGACTCTCGAAACAATCAGGGTGCAGgggatgaggctgttgagaagTGGTCAGCAGCCGGCATCCCTTCGTCGCAGCTTGTTCTCGGTGTTCCTGCATACGGGCATGGTTTCTCGGTCAACAAAACATCCGCCTTTGGAGCTAATGGAAAGCTCAATGAGTATCCTCCTCAGAACTCATCTCACCGCTTCCAGGGGAGCAGCTGGGATTCGGATCCTCCTGTGGATGACTGTGGCAACCCTCAGCCTCCTGGGGGTACCTACACCTTCTGGAGCTTGATCACTGAGGCCGGTTTCCTTGACAGAAAGGGAAAACCCGCACGTGGCATCGCGCACGCTTTTGATGACTGCAGCAAGACG CCTATTGTGTATAACGCGACGAGCAACATCTGGGTTTCATATGATGATGCTCGATCTTTTAGGGAGAAGGGAAAGTTTGTCATTAAGCATGGTCTCGGAGGGTTTGCGACGTATGAAGCTGGCGGTGACTACAACAATATTCTCATTGATGCCATCCGCAAAGCGACCGGATTGAGCTGA
- a CDS encoding AAA-12 domain-containing protein, whose product MASAIIARGVEPRSGISLVSLRCGLMLEKPNSPGALMILTSNSSLSLSLVKEGPENAEAYVGLCLSVPRDVDTKARAWYSSNTRMTPSRTLEIICKFPNQHFTISHRPLNDGEAKHLEYAFLSHKATEFCIVSVNLSCDPTVTGFGIPFHGEETIDGWINKDKLIHDTIKLTDLLQQRSFMLLVQATGEQAEKFFDVTASPFKPFHYGYGDNHTWDMERYNHQIPRNRGRGFPPRVHYDNFNQRDTALTQMHVQDKVGDEPAATTERFVCLLEPEGIFVRRHWRATRRALKGDFAPARVEFNVLIEDPDDSREPRNVTWTVVQLAYGSDLLRRVDLKNCIALGLVRPAFGKDRTYTPAASENYNSAREEDRKTLKLICESGIANERKRIDAVNRLSSSGTWPAVMNQDKLSTEKRAALNDILIGQGLWGVVKATPSLRFPHFDVFDGVTAEVRDACLDFVFEDDRERAQEYFGKLHFGIGLVSAAPGMGKSHLASILVTLLCLNPSIRKLYVSAASNVATDTILDKSSDIAESIVKTLTDAGHPVKRLMLVRGYNGKMERENCLKALLGTPFEEIGIWNSSPWQFEHSLCWWTLRALGSETVPPLTPNDCTELWNLHHHLGALVSPNPRVFHRDYSTFIPLVRLARGIITPKEYVEGYGKDVQSKSLVDLMAHVVACANVVATTPAASSYDPYLTFNSKMAKAVVFDEAGTLFRADGLVVFGNTPRPMIAVGDPKQLAPVLATAIERLDVRRANCHRDHPDLPTNRFVGEAEISWLSWFIHLGFPVFHLHTQHRMAKGLFDMMLEASYDDIKPYFKYSPLCRPIGFPLGIKVEQYVKLNHHLPSDSPDSLLPVFFDTLNCPCRNYPDNPSKLNPRQADCIAKYLEPMMKELSISPADVAVLTPYRANMRALQKRFREFKILEKVVCTTIDTFQGREAQIIIVALCLTGSNGWTFAADPRRLNVALTRHKSSLFIFGEINSIPQSSFSDEKVPSPNEGKTLLNPNTIGRVIHMIRASRRIVTLTGDPGKDPDSYWERFKISSKFL is encoded by the exons ATGGCGAGCGCAATCATTGCGCGAGGGGTAGAGCCTCGCTCTGGCATCTCCCTGGTTTCGCTCAGGTGCGGCTTGATGCTTGAGAAACCAAACAGTCCCGGcgccttgatgatcttgacgtCCAACAGCTCGCTTTCTCTATCGCTCGTGAAGGAAGGCCCCGAGAACGCCGAGGCATATgttggcctttgcctttcCGTCCCTCGCGATGTCGACACCAAGGCCCGCGCATGGTACTCTTCCAACACTCGCATGACCCCCTCCCGCACGCTCGAAATCATTTGCAAGTTCCCCAATCAACACTTCACCATCAGTCATCGCCCTCTCAACGACGGGGAGGCCAAGCACCTCGAGTACGCATTCCTGTCCCACAAAGCGACAGAGTTCTGTATCGTCTCTGTCAATCTTTCATGCGACCCCACTGTCACTGGCTTCGGCATCCCGTTCCATGGAGAGGAAACCATTGACGGCTGGATCAATAAAGACAAACTGATCCACGATACCATCAAGCTCACGGACCTACTTCAACAAAGAAGCTTTATGCTTCTCGTCCAGGCAACCGGAGAACAAGCCGAAAAGTTCTTTGACGTCACTGCCTCGCCTTTCAAGCCCTTTCACTACGGTTATGGTGACAA TCACACCTGGGACATGGAGCGATACAACCACCAAATTCCGCGAAACCGAGGCCGAGGGTTTCCGCCCAGGGTCCACTACGATAATTTCAACCAGAGAGACACCGCCCTGACTCAAATGCACGTCCAAGAC AAGGTTGGAGACGAGCCTGCTGCCACCACAGAACGTTTCGTCTGTCTTTTGGAGCCTGAAGGGATCTTT GTTCGGAGACATTGGCGCGCCACCCGTCGCGCTCTGAAGGGAGACTTTGCTCCAGCTCGCGTGGAGTTTAACGTACTCATAGAGGACCCGGACGATTCTCGTGAACCCCGAAACGTCACCTGGACTGTCGTTCAGCTCGCGTACGGCTCTGATCTTCTCCGACGCGTGGATCTCAAGAATTGTATCGCTCTCGGTCTTGTCCGACCAGCATTTGGGAAAGATCGGACGTACACCCCAGCAGCGTCCGAGAACTACAATTCGGCTCGAGAAGAGGACAGAAAGACCTTGAAACTCATTTGCGAATCCGGCATCGCAAACGAGAGGAAGCGCATCGATGCCGTCAACCGACTGAGCAGTTCTGGCACATGGCCTGCTGTGATGAATCAAGACAAGCTCTCGACGGAAAAGAGAGCGGCCCTGAATGACATTCTCATCGGTCAAGGCCTCTGGGGTGTGGTGAAGGCAACACCGTCCCTCCGCTTCCCCCATTTCGATGTCTTTGACGGTGTCACCGCTGAAGTTCGCGACGCGTGCCTCGACTTTGTCTTTGAAGATGACCGTGAGCGAGCCCAAGAGTACTTTGGCAAACTCCATTTCGGTATTGGTCTCGTCTCAGCTGCTCCTGGAATGGGCAAATCACACTTGGCCTCGATCCTCGTCACGCTCCTGTGTTTGAATCCGTCCATCCGAAAGCTTTACGTCAGCGCCGCGTCCAATGTTGCTACCGACACCATCCTTGACAAAAGCAGCGACATCGCCGAGTCCATCGTGAAGACACTCACCGACGCTGGGCACCCTGTCAAGCGGCTCATGTTGGTTCGTGGCTACAACGGCAAGATGGAGCGTGAGAACTGTCTGAAGGCTTTACTGGGCACTCCTTTCGAAGAGATTGGCATCTGGaattcttctccttggcagtTTGAGCACTCTCTTTGCTGGTGGACCCTCCGCGCCTTGGGTTCAGAGACTGTACCCCCTCTCACCCCCAATGATTGCACTGAACTTTGGAatcttcaccaccaccttggcGCCCTGGTCTCTCCCAACCCACGAGTTTTCCATCGGGATTACAGTACCTTTATCCCTCTTGTCCGTCTCGCCCGTGGAATAATCACCCCAAAAGAGTACGTCGAAGGCTATGGAAAGGATGTTCAAAGCAAATCACTCGTCGATCTCATGGCACATGTCGTTGCCTGCGCCAACGTTGTTGCCACCACTCCAGCAGCCTCTAGCTACGACCCATACCTCACTTTCAACTCGAAAATGGCGAAAGCAGTTGTCTTTGATGAAGCAGGAACCCTGTTTCGCGCAGACGGGCTCGTGGTTTTCGGCAACACCCCTCGACCCATGATTGCCGTCGGAGATCCCAAGCAGCTGGCCCCAGTTCTAGCTACAGCGATTGAGAGACTCGATGTTCGACGCGCTAATTGTCACCGAGACCATCCTGACTTGCCAACCAACCGCTTCGTTGGTGAAGCCGAGATTTCATGGCTGTCTTGGTTCATCCACCTCGGCTTTCCGGTTTTCCACCTCCATACGCAGCATCGGATGGCAAAAGGTCTCTTCGATATGATGCTTGAAGCTTCTTACGATGATATCAAACCTTACTTCAAGTACAGTCCCCTCTGCCGCCCAATCGGCTTTCCCCTCGGCATCAAGGTCGAGCAATAtgtcaagctcaaccaccacctcccATCTGATAGCCCGGACAGTCTCCTCCCCGTGTTTTTCGACACTCTCAATTGTCCTTGCCGCAACTACCCAGACAATCCCTCGAAACTCAACCCAAGACAGGCCGACTGCATAGCAAAGTACCTCGAGCCAATGATGAAGGAACTTTCCATCTCACCAGCTGATGTCGCTGTCCTCACACCATACCGAGCGAACATGCGAGCTCTTCAAAAGCGATTCAGAGAGTTCAAGATTCTAGAGAAGGTCGTTTGCACCACAATCGATACTTTCCAGGGCCGAGAGGCTcagatcatcatcgtcgctctTTGCTTGACAGGAAGCAACGGATGGACCTTTGCCGCCGATCCACGTCGACTGAATGTCGCGCTCACCCGACACAAGTCTAGTCTGTTCATCTTTGGAGAGATCAACAGCATACCGCAGAGTTCCTTCAGTGATGAAAAGGTCCCTTCGCCCAACGAGGGGAAGACTCTTCTCAACCCAAACACCATAGGCAGAGTGATCCACATGATCAGAGCCAGTCGTCGAATTGTCACCCTCACGGGCGACCCAGGAAAAGACCCCGATAGCTACTGGGAGCGGTTTAAAATTTCTTCCAAGTTTCTGTAA